A single window of Vigna unguiculata cultivar IT97K-499-35 chromosome 1, ASM411807v1, whole genome shotgun sequence DNA harbors:
- the LOC114194687 gene encoding uncharacterized protein LOC114194687 produces MASLCTTLLFCLLLILSLAAAAESHRTPGFLYTRTRGRCTAQFWSGRREAWPRMVPETSTVSNVFGSRVYEHYRSDLTLIEAAARNDEESNAFGGLVKEGTAALLNSYAREGFPYKPWQVKTLVIKALVSQAAAASQANNFLLANQACS; encoded by the exons ATGGCTTCACTCTGCACCACACTTCTCTTTTGTCTTCTCCTAATCCTATCTTTAGCGGCAGCCGCAGAGTCGCATCGTACTCCCGGCTTCCTCTACACTCGCACCAGAGGAAGATGCACCGCGCA GTTCTGGAGCGGGAGGAGGGAGGCGTGGCCGAGGATGGTTCCGGAGACGTCGACGGTGTCGAACGTGTTCGGGTCTCGGGTCTACGAACACTACAGATCGGATCTGACATTGATAGAAGCCGCGGCGAGGAACGACGAGGAGAGTAACGCCTTCGGAGGGTTGGTGAAGGAGGGAACCGCGGCGTTGCTTAACTCGTATGCGAGAGAGGGTTTTCCTTACAAACCCTGGCAGGTTAAGACTTTGGTCATAAAAGCGTTGGTGTCCCAAGCTGCAGCTGCATCTCAAGCCAATAACTTCTTGTTGGCTAACCAGGCTTGCTCCTAA
- the LOC114186894 gene encoding TOM1-like protein 2: protein MERLKLAQLGERLKTGGAQMGRMVSGKVKEMLQAPTPESKMVDEATLETMEDPNWGINLRICAMINSDQFNGSEVVKAIKRKINHKNPLVQTLSLDLLEACAMNCDKVFSEIASEKLLDDLVRLIDNPQAHHSTRRRAFQLIRAWGDSEDLAYLPVFRQTYMRLKEGRDDPLDMAGGNSPSIPYASESYAHQYPVDPPERYPIPEAELAIDDPAAFSSNYQHISVEEKKEHLVVARNSLELLSSILNSEAEPKPLKEDLTVSLLGKCKQSLSIIKGIVESTTDDEATLFEALYLNDELQQVVSNYEKLEAAQMSGTQEPQNAEPAKHDAEAVQNPNEVPVRFEIDDSEESEADQNLDRKVPQKSNTLKVNATEVEGNGLAETEIVKDTTEKNGESSFKRNTE from the exons ATGGAGCGGTTGAAGCTGGCGCAACTGGGGGAGAGGCTGAAGACGGGTGGGGCCCAGATGGGGCGAATGGTGAGCGGCAAGGTGAAGGAGATGCTGCAGGCCCCCACGCCGGAGTCCAAGATGGTCGACGAGGCCACGCTGGAAACCATGGAGGATCCTAATTGGGGCATCAATCTCAGGATATGTGCCATGATCAACTCCGACCAATTTAACGGCTCCGAGGTTGTTAAGGCCATCAAGAGGAAGATCAACCACAAGAACCCTCTGGTTCAGACTCTTAGCCTCGACCTCTTGGAAGCCTGCGCCATGAACTGCGACAAGGTCTTCTCCGAAATCGCTTCCGAGAAGCTTCTAGATGACCTCGTTCGCTTGATTGATAACCCGCAGGCCCACCACAGCACTCGACGTCGGGCCTTCCAGTTGATTCGGGCCTGGGGCGACTCCGAGGATCTTGCTTATCTTCCCGTCTTTCGTCAAACTTATATG AGATTGAAAGAAGGGAGGGATGATCCACTTGACATGGCGGGAGGAAATTCACCATCTATTCCGTATGCCTCAGAGTCATATGCACATCAATATCCTGTAGATCCCCCTGAAAGATACCCAATTCCTGAAGCTGAACTAGCTATCGATGATCCAGCGGCTTTCTCTTCTAATTACCAACACATATCTGTTGAGGAGAAGAAAGAGCATCTAGTGGTTGCTCGGAATAGTCTCGAATTGCTTTCTAGCATATTGAATTCTGAGGCTGAGCCAAAACCTTTGAAG GAAGATTTAACTGTGAGCTTGTTGGGCAAGTGCAAGCAATCACTCTCTATCATCAAGGGGATTGTGGAAAGCACTACAGATGATGAAGCAACGCTTTTTGAGGCTTTATATCTCAATGATGAGCTTCAGCAGGTAGTTTCTAACTATGAGAAGTTAGAAGCTGCTCAAATGTCTGGGACACAAGAGCCTCAAAATGCTGAACCCGCCAAGCATGATGCGGAAGCTGTTCAAAATCCCAATGAGGTACCTGTAAGGTTTGAAATTGATGATTCCGAAGAATCTGAAGCTGATCAGAATCTGGATCGAAAGGTGCCCCAAAAATCGAACACTCTTAAAGTCAATGCAACTGAGGTCGAGGGGAATGGTCTTGCTGAAACTGAAATAGTTAAGGACACAACGGAAAAGAATGGTGAATCTAGCTTCAAGCGAAATACCGAATGA
- the LOC114175151 gene encoding protein LIGHT-DEPENDENT SHORT HYPOCOTYLS 4-like — MDSNIQDFIDTCNSDNTCNLIANSTTTNLTTSATSSSSAASTSIASSSRYENQKRRDWNTFGQYLKNHRPPLSLSRCSGAHVLEFLRYLDQFGKTKVHTPICPFYGHPNPPAPCPCPLRQAWGSLDALIGRLRAAFEENGGKPEANPFGARAVRLYLREVRDLQSKARGISYEKKKRKRPPPQQQPMPLPHHPLPPPGASATH; from the exons ATGGATTCAAATATTCAAGACTTTATAGACACATGTAACTCCGACAACACCTGCAACCTCATCGCCAATAGCACCACCACCAACTTAACCACTAGTGCCACCTCTTCCTCCTCCGCTGCTTCCACCTCCATCGCCAGCAGCAGCCGCTACGAGAACCAGAAACGCCGTGACTGGAACACCTTTGGCCAATACCTCAAGAATCACCGACCCCCTCTCTCCCTCTCAAGGTGCAGCGGTGCACATGTCCTCGAATTCCTAAG GTACCTGGATCAATTTGGGAAGACGAAAGTGCACACACCGATCTGCCCCTTTTACGGGCACCCGAACCCTCCAGCACCTTGTCCATGTCCTCTGAGGCAAGCTTGGGGGAGCCTGGACGCTCTGATAGGACGGTTGCGTGCAGCTTTTGAGGAAAATGGAGGAAAACCTGAAGCGAACCCTTTTGGAGCTCGTGCTGTGAGACTCTACCTTCGCGAGGTTCGTGATCTGCAGTCGAAAGCAAGAGGAATCAGTTacgagaagaagaaaaggaagcgTCCACCACCTCAGCAACAACCCATGCCACTGCCTCATCATCCTCTCCCTCCTCCAGGTGCAAGTGCAACTCACTAG